The Streptomyces sp. NBC_00569 genomic sequence CCGATGTAGACCGCCATCAGCGCGTAGACCGCGAGGTCGAACCATTCGAGCGCGTTGCCTATGGTCGCCGCCGCGACGGCTCGCCTGGTGGATACCCGTCTCGGGGGTGCGTCGGTCGAGTTCCCTGGCGGGGTGTGCTGACGCGAGACTGCCGTCATCGGAGGTCCTTTCGGTGGGCGCTGGGCTGACGGGCGTCAGGCGGAGTGGTCGGCGGGGGCGAGGCGGTCGAGTTCGGCGCGTGCGGGGAGCGGACGGTCGGCCGAGGGACGGCCGAGGGCATGGAACAAGGTGGCCGCCAGGACGACGCCTTCGCGGGCGATCGCGGAGAGCATGTGCTCGTCGGGCGCGTGCTGGAGGCAGCCCGGGTACGAGTGCGGCAGCCACAGGGTCGGCAGGCCGAGGATGTCCGTGAAGACATGGTTGGGCAGGGAGCCGCCGATATTGGGCAGAACGGCGACGGGCTTGTCGGTGACCTGCTCGAGTGCTTCCTCGGCCCAGCGCAGCCACGGGTCGTCCAGCGGGGTTCGGCTGGCGGCGAAGCTGCCGAGGACGGTCACGTCGACCATCGGATACCCGTGATCGGTGAGATGCTCGGTGACGATCTCCCGGGCTCGGCTCACATCGGTGCCCGCGACGTAGCGCAGCTGCAGGACGGCGCGCGCACGACCGGGGATCGCGTTGACGGGACGGTCGATGTCGGCCGATCCCAGTGACAGGACCTCAAGAGTGTTCCAGCCGTAGAGCCGCTCGGCAGCGGTCAGCGTCGTGTCGCCCCAGCCCTCGTCCGGCGCGGGATCACCGGGGCTGCCCGCGACCACGACGTCGGTGAGTGCCTCGCGGACGGCGGCCGGCATTTCGGGCGGCAGCAGTGCGGGTACCTGGATGCGGCCGTGCCCGTCGACCAGGCTCGCGATCGCGCCGGCCAGGGTCGTGGCGGGGTTGCGGATCACACCACCCCAGTTGCCCGAGTGGTACGCGTCGGGGCGCAGGTCGACGTCGAGCATGATGCCGACGCCTCCGCGCGACCCGAGGAACAGCGTCGGCGTCGTGGCGTCCAGACGTGGACCGTCCGAGGCGATCAGCACATCGGCCCGCAGTTCCGCGCGGTGTGCGGTGGCGAATTCGGCGAGTCCGGGCGAGCCGACCTCCTCGCCGGTCTCGAACAGGAAGGTCAGGTTGAAGCCGAGCGAACCCTGCTCTGCGAGCAGCAGCCGCAGTGCCGCGATGTTGGCAAGGTGCTGCCCCTTGTTGTCGGCTGACCCCCGGCCGTACCACCGGTCGCCCTCTGCGGTCAGGGTCCAGGGATCCCGGCCGTCGCTCCATCGGCCGGCCTGGCCGTCCACCACGTCCGCGTGGCCATAGCACAGCAACGTCGGGAGTTCGGGGGACTCGGCGCGTGTGCCGACGAGGAACGGGCCGCCGGAGGGGTCCGGATTGACGTACTCGGTGACGGAGCATCCGAGTTCGGTCAGGGCCGGTACGAGAACCTCATCCAGGTATGCCTTAATGGCAACGCGACCTTCCGGCCGGCTGCTCTCGGTGGGGTAGGCGACCATCGCGCTCAAGTCGGTGAAGTAGGCGCCGGAGTCGACGTACTCCTCGGCCCTCTCGACCAGGCTGTCGGGGATCACTGAAGCTTCTCCTGATGGTGGCGGCAGGTGTGTGTGATGTGCTGGCTCAGGAGCGTAGGGCGGTTTCCGGGCGGCGACTATTGCCGTTTGTGGCACCCTGCGTTCTATTCTTGGCAAACCGGCGTCCATGTCAGAGGGCGCCATCCAGTCTTTCCGGAGGCACGATGCAGCTCATGCCGGTGAGCCTCGCGTACTTTCTCGAGGTGGCCCGGACGGGATCGGTGACCGAGGCCGCCCAGAAGCTGCAGGTCGCTCCCTCCGCGGTGAGCAGGCAGATCGCCAAGCTCGAGTCCGGGACGGGAGTGGCTCTCTTCGTCCGGCACCCCCGCGGGATGACGATGACCGACGCGGGATCCCGGCTCCTGGCCCACGCCCGCCGCAGCGAGGCCGAATCCACCGCGCTCGTCGACGAGTTGAGGACCGGACGTGGGGCCGATGTCCACCACATCAAGGTGGTCTGCGCGGAGGGATTCGGGCGTCGTCTCCTGCCGCGCGCGATGGCGGCCTTCCGGCGGGACCACCCGGACGTGACCTTCCGGCTCGACGTCGTCCCCCGCCAGGAGGCAACCCGGCGCGTGGTCGAGGGCATAGCCGACGTGGCGGCCACCTACACGATGGGCCCGCAACACGACGTACGCGTGGAATGCGCCGTCGTGATACCCGTGGCCGCCGTCGTGCCTCTGGATCACGAACTGGCCGGCCGGGATCGGATCAGCCTGGCGGAACTGTGCGAGTACCCCCTGGGTATCGGTTCGGTCGGAACCAGTCAGCGTGAACTCTTCGATATCGGAGTGCAGTTGGAGGGCTTGACGGCCCGTCCGGCACTGGTGTGCGACGGACTTGCTCCACAGTACGAGTTCGTCCGCTCCGGAGGCGGCGTCGCACTCGTCGGCGACCTCGGAGACCTGCACCAGGACTCGGTGACGGAGGGGGTCACCCATGTGCGCGTCGACCACCCGGTCTTCCGCCAGCGCGAGGCGCAAGTGCAGACCATGTTGGGCCGGCGGCTGCCGTGGGCGGCGATGGAGTTCACCGGACTGCTGGTGTCGCTCCTGGACCCGCCGAAGCCGCTGAGCTGACCGAGGGCCGGCGTCCGCGGGCCCGCGACGCTGCGGCGGCCGAGGGGGATCCGCGGGCGGGCCATGGGTGGATCCACGGCCACGAAGCCGAGCGGTCTGCCACGGTGTGAACGGCGACATCGCCGAACGAGCAGGAGGAGCCGCCCCATGTCCGCGCCGCAGAACGCAGCAGATCCCGCAGGACATCCCACAGGCCGTCCCGGAGTTCATTTCGACGGCCGTTCCGCAGCCCGGCCCGAAAGCCATCCCGAAGGCCGCTCCGGAGGCGGCGCCGTCCTGCCGGAGCAACAGCGCCAGGTCGAGGACGAGTTGATCGATACGGTCCTGGCGTCGTTCGATGACACCCCGGACCCGCGCCTCAAGGAACTGATGCAGTCACTGGTCCGGCACCTGCACGGGTTCATCCGTGACGTGCGACTGACGGAGGAAGAATGGCAGCAGGCCGTCGAATTCCTCACCGCGGCCGGGCACATCACCACCGACCGGCGTCAGGAGTTCGTGCTCCTGTCCGACGTGCTCGGGGCCTCCATGCAGACCATCAACGTCAACCATGAGGCCGCCGGGGGCGCGACCGAGGCGACGGTGGTCGGCCCGTTCTTCGTGGATGGCGCTCCCGAGATCCCCATCGGCGGCGACCTCGCGCGCGGAGCCCCAGGAGAGCCCTGCTGGGTCGAGGGCACCGTCACCGACACCGACGGCAAACCGGTCGCGCGAGCCCGACTCGACATATGGGAAGCCGACGAGGGCGGCCTCTACGACGTGCAGTACGGGCCGGACCGCACAGCGGGCCGCGGCCATCTCTTCACCGATGACCGTGGACGTTACGCGTTCTGGGGACTCACCCCCACCCCGTACCCGATCCCGCACGACGGACCGGTCGGCCAACTCCTGGACAAGACCGGACGCTCCCCACTGCGCGCCTCCCACCTGCACTTCAGGGCGACCGCCCCTGGCCACCGCGCCGTGACCACTCACATCTTCGTCCAAGGCGACCGACTGCTCACGCAGGACGCCGTGTTCGGCGTCAAGGACTCCCTCGTCAAGAGGTTCGAACGGCAGGCACCCGGCACACCGGCGCCCGACGGCCGTACCCTCACCGACCTGAGCTGGACCCGCGTCCGCTTCGACATCGTGCTCCGTCGCGCGTGACGCGACCGTCGGAGCAGGAACCGGAGCAAGAAGGAGAGCGACCCATGCGATTCGAGCACGAGACGCTGCCGCAGCGCGTCCACTTCGCCTCCGGCGAAGCACGCGCGGCCGTGCGCACCGAGGTCGAACGGCTCGGCGGCGCCCGCGTGATGGTCATCGCGACGCCCCGCGAAGCCGAACGGGCCGAGTCGGTCACGTCGGACGCCCCCGTCGTCGTGCACCACGACGACGTGGCGATGCACGTCCCACTCGCCACTGCCGAACGGGCCCGGGCGGCAGCGGCCCGGCACGATGCGGACGTGGTGGTCTGCGTCGGCGGCGGTTCGACGACCGGCCTGGCCAAGGCCGTCGCGCTCACGACGGGGCTGCCGATCGTGGCCGTGCCGACCACGTACGCGGGGTCGGAGGCGACCAGCGTCTGGGGACTCACCGAGGGCGGCAGCAAGAAGACAGGCGTCGACGTCCGCGTGCTGCCGCGCGCGATCGTCTACGACGCGACGCTCACCCTCACGCTTCCCGTGCCGATGAGCGTCGCATCCGGCCTCAACGCCCTTGCCCACTGCGTCGATTCGATGTGGGCCCCGCGCACCGACCCGGTCGACCAGGCGCTGGCCGGGGAGGGCATCCGCGCGCTCGCCGCCGGACTGCCCGCAGTAGTCGCCGACCCTTCCGCCGTCGAGGGCCGCGAGCAGATGCTGTACGGGGCGTACCTGTCGGCAGTCGCGTTCTCGTCCGCGGGGTCGGGCATGCACCACAAGATCTGCCATGTACTCGGCGGCCGCTACGACCTGCCGCACGCCCAGACGCACGCCGTCGTCCTGCCGTACGTCCTCGCCTTCAACGCCCCCGCCGCACCGCACGCCGAGCGCAGGATCGCGGAGGCCCTCGGCACGGGCTCGGCGCTCGACGGGCTGCAGCGGCTGCGCCGGTCCGTGGACGCGCCGACGGCCTTGCGGGACTACGGCCTCGCCGAGCCGGACATCGACGACGCGGTGCCGGCGATCCTGGAAGCGGCCCCGGCGGACAATCCGCGTCCGGTCACGGCCGACGCCGTACGGGGGTTGCTGCGCGCGGCGTGGGAGGGCGCGGATCCGGCGACGGCCGGTGGGTGACCTTGGTCAGGACATACGCGCACCCCTGAGCGACCGTGAGTTTCCGATCCCCGAATTGAGAGGGGACCCTTCGATAAATAAACACCGTAATGAGCTAGCCTGTCCGCATTGTTGACTTGGCCGGTGGCTGGCAGAGCGCTGAGCACGAGAGGTGGTCACCCATGGTGATCCATGTCCTGGTCGCCGACGACAGCGAGATCGTCCGCCGGGGACTGAGCGACATTCTTTCCTCCGCGGACGACATCCACGTGGTGGACCAGGCATGGGACGGACGCAGTGCCGTCGACGCGGCGCGGCGCCTTCGCCCTGATGTGGCGCTACTCGACATTCGGATGCCGGGCATGGACGGCATCGCCGCCACCCGCGAGCTGCAGGCGCTCCCCGACCCGCCCCGGGTTCTCATCCTCACCATGTTCGCGGAGGACGAGTACGTGGACGAGGCGGTGAGCGCGGGAGCCAGCGGGTTTCTGCTCAAGGACACGCCCCCCGAGGAGTTGCTGCGGTCGGTGCGTCTCGTGGCCGCCGGCAAGTCGACCCTCGACCCCTCGGTCACAGGGCGCGTCATGGAGCAGCTCGCCCAGCACGCAGTCCGGCTGACGACTCAGGAACAGCAGGCCCTCGACTCGTTGACCGAGCGGGAGCGGGAGGTCCTCGGCCTCATCGGACGAGGCATGTCCAACGCGAACATCGGCAAGGAACTCCACGCCAGCGAAGGAACCGTGAAGAACCAGGTGAGCCGCGTCCTGGCGAAGATCGGGGCGGACAACCGGGTCCAGGCGGCCCGCCTGGCGTACCGGGCGGGAATGGAGCGGTCAACTTGACCCGGCCCTAAAGGACCGGGCTTGGAGGTAGCTCCCAACTGGCTGCCGGGTGGGCTCCTCCGTCCAGACACCCCTTATGAGGCGGCAGGGGCGCGTGACTCACGCCCCGCAATCCACACGGCTACACCACGGGAGGCGATGTTGTGGGAAGCATTCCGGTCCGCGTGCGCAACGACGCCGCAGCCCCGACAGATGAACAGGCCCTGGTCTATTCGGTTACGCTGGTCGACGTGCCTGCACTCGCAGCACATCTGCGACGTGTACGCCGCATCGACGTACACCAGCGGGACGCCCGCCCGGCGGGCTTTGTAGACGATGAATTCCCCGAGCTGGGCAAAGGCCCAGGAGTGGAATGCGACCCGTTGGGGCTTGCGGAGCCGTACCCTCTGCCGGATTCCCTTGAGTTCTTCCAGGGAGATCCCGGCCGAGGTGCGTTCAGCCTCGGTCACGATCGTCTTAGCGATGACGTGGTTGGTGTTCTTCACATGCCGCTGCTCGCGGCGGGAGCGTTCCTTGAGCCTTCGTTTGGCGGACTTGGTGCGCTTCCTCTGGAGCTTGGCCCGCAAGACAAGTTGCCGCTTGCGGTAGCGGTTGAGGCCGCGTCCGGCGGCCTGGTAGCCGGTGGAGGTAGTGGCGATGTTGACGATGCCCAGGTCGACGCCGACAAACCCGTCCGGCTCGAAGGGTTCGGCTTCGGGCACGTCGCAGGTGGCGATCAGATAGAAGACGCCGTCTCGTTCGATCAGGTCCGACTCGCCCCGCCGGTGGTGCTGGAGCGTCTTGAGCGCGTCGGTGGAGCAGGCGAACTGGATACCCCGAAGGCGTCCGCTGGTGGTCCAGATGGACACCGTCTGTGCGTCCAACTGCCAGGACAGACACCGGTCATCGAAGGGCTGCGCTGCGTCTGGCCGGAACGCGATGGGATTGGACTCGGCTTTGCGGCGACGCTTGGAGCCTTCCTTGCCGAGGTTCCCCGCCCGCACGTTCGCCTTGAGCGTGGTGTAGGAGTCGCGCACCTTTTTGATCACGTGCTGCGCTGCCTGCGCGCCGAGGCCACGGGCTTTGAGTTCGGCGTAGGTGTGCTTGCGCAGCTCGTACTCACGCGGCACATCGCGCTCGAACGCCACCACCGATACCCAGTTCGCGGCGTCGTTGCACGCTGTCAGGGTCGCCGACAGCGCGGCGGCCTGCTCGGCCTCCGGGATCAGCTTCACCTGCACCGCGATCTTCACCAGGCCAACCTAACGGAGGGCACTGACAGCAGCGCAGATCCATACACACGTGCAGGTCAGAGCAGAGAAGCGATTCCCCCCGGGCGTAAACGCGCGGGGTTCCTCGCTGGATCATGCTGAAGAGCACGTCCGGACGGGCGACGTGGAGGGAGAAAGGCCCCGTGCCCAGGACCGCGTGGCAGGATGCGACGCCGTCGTCCTTGCGGCGGACGGACGCGGCGGTGGCGGCAGCCGCCGCACTCGCAGGGTTCGGAAACAGCTGGGTCAAGCCCTCGAACGGCCTTCTCACGGGGGCTCCCACCGTGACGGTCGCGGTGCTCTCCGGCGCCGTCGGGCTCCTGCTGTGGTGGAGACGCGAGCGGACCGTCGTGATCGGGTGGCTCGTCGTGCTCTGCCACCTCCTCCTCTTCACCCCCACGGCCCTTGCCGTCGCGTTGTACACGGTGGGATCCACGTACCCGAACAGATGGAGGCTGCTCGCCTGGTTCGCCGGCCTGGGCTGCCTGTCGGACGCGGGAGCCCTGTGGCTCGGTGGAGCGTGGGACTTCCGGGGAGCCGCGTACTCCCTGGCGCTGGTCGTCGGACCGCTGGTCGTCGGCTACGCGGTCGCCCTCCGCCGCGACCTGGCCACGGCCGCCCAGGCCGAGCTTGCCACGAGGGAGCGCGAGCACGTGCTGTTGGTCGAGCAGGCGCGGGTCAACGAGCGGAGCCGTATCGCCCGGGACATGCACGACGTGGTGGCCCACCGGGTCGGGCACATCGTGCTGCTGGCCGCCGCGCTGCGCGTGGGCGCCGGGTCGGTGGACCGCAAGGTCGCGGACGACGCGGAACAGATCCGGCACGAGGGGCGTCGTGCCCTTGAGGAACTGCGCGCGATTCTCGGAGTGCTCACCCCCGACCGTGCAGGTCGGCCCGCACCGCGCGCTCCACATGTGGACGCCGGCGATCTGCACGACTTGGTGCACAGCGCCGGACGGGCCGGACTGCACGCCGACCTCAGCATCGAGGGGGAGCCGGGATCGCTGCCCACGCTGGTGCAGCAGGCCGTCTACCGGACGCTCCAGGAGTCGCTCACCAATGCCGCCAAGTACGCCCCGGGGGCGGAGGTCGGGATCGAGCTGAGGTGCGGTCCTGACACGGTGGACCTCACGGTGATCAACGGACCGGCTTCCGGGCCGCCCGCCGATGAACTCCCCAGCGGCGGCAACGGCCTGTTCGGACTGAACGAACGCGCGTCCTTGCTCGGAGGCGAACTGGCCGCGGGCCCGGAGGGCGGGGGATTCCGGGTGGAACTCCACGTGCCCCTCACCCCGCCCGACACCCTGTGACGGCTCTTGCGTGACCGTCCCCCCATTGTGACCGTCGCCCCGCCTCGCCAGGAGGTTGCCGCGGGCAGTCCCGGGGCGTCACGCCGCGCGGACCTGGAACCACACCCACTTACCGCGGTCTCCCGCCGTCGCGACGCCCCACGCCTGTGAGGCGGCGTCCAGCAGGTCTAGCCCGCGTCCGCACTCCATGTCCTGGTCTTCGTCGGCGAGGCCGGCCCGGTCGCCCGCGCTCATCCCGGGCTCCCTGTCGAAGACAGCGCCAGTGATCACGTCGGCGGAGGGGTCGAAGCCGACAGCTACCCCGATCGCCGCTCCTTTGCCA encodes the following:
- a CDS encoding RNA-guided endonuclease InsQ/TnpB family protein, producing the protein MKIAVQVKLIPEAEQAAALSATLTACNDAANWVSVVAFERDVPREYELRKHTYAELKARGLGAQAAQHVIKKVRDSYTTLKANVRAGNLGKEGSKRRRKAESNPIAFRPDAAQPFDDRCLSWQLDAQTVSIWTTSGRLRGIQFACSTDALKTLQHHRRGESDLIERDGVFYLIATCDVPEAEPFEPDGFVGVDLGIVNIATTSTGYQAAGRGLNRYRKRQLVLRAKLQRKRTKSAKRRLKERSRREQRHVKNTNHVIAKTIVTEAERTSAGISLEELKGIRQRVRLRKPQRVAFHSWAFAQLGEFIVYKARRAGVPLVYVDAAYTSQMCCECRHVDQRNRIDQGLFICRGCGVVAHADRNASHNIASRGVAVWIAGRESRAPAAS
- a CDS encoding ATP-binding protein, with product MHASSDIAILSRHPRAAAEARTALQEIAPTGSSGADTAALLLTEVVSNAVRHGKGAAIGVAVGFDPSADVITGAVFDREPGMSAGDRAGLADEDQDMECGRGLDLLDAASQAWGVATAGDRGKWVWFQVRAA
- a CDS encoding sensor histidine kinase, producing MPRTAWQDATPSSLRRTDAAVAAAAALAGFGNSWVKPSNGLLTGAPTVTVAVLSGAVGLLLWWRRERTVVIGWLVVLCHLLLFTPTALAVALYTVGSTYPNRWRLLAWFAGLGCLSDAGALWLGGAWDFRGAAYSLALVVGPLVVGYAVALRRDLATAAQAELATREREHVLLVEQARVNERSRIARDMHDVVAHRVGHIVLLAAALRVGAGSVDRKVADDAEQIRHEGRRALEELRAILGVLTPDRAGRPAPRAPHVDAGDLHDLVHSAGRAGLHADLSIEGEPGSLPTLVQQAVYRTLQESLTNAAKYAPGAEVGIELRCGPDTVDLTVINGPASGPPADELPSGGNGLFGLNERASLLGGELAAGPEGGGFRVELHVPLTPPDTL
- a CDS encoding response regulator; its protein translation is MVIHVLVADDSEIVRRGLSDILSSADDIHVVDQAWDGRSAVDAARRLRPDVALLDIRMPGMDGIAATRELQALPDPPRVLILTMFAEDEYVDEAVSAGASGFLLKDTPPEELLRSVRLVAAGKSTLDPSVTGRVMEQLAQHAVRLTTQEQQALDSLTEREREVLGLIGRGMSNANIGKELHASEGTVKNQVSRVLAKIGADNRVQAARLAYRAGMERST
- a CDS encoding dioxygenase family protein, with product MSAPQNAADPAGHPTGRPGVHFDGRSAARPESHPEGRSGGGAVLPEQQRQVEDELIDTVLASFDDTPDPRLKELMQSLVRHLHGFIRDVRLTEEEWQQAVEFLTAAGHITTDRRQEFVLLSDVLGASMQTINVNHEAAGGATEATVVGPFFVDGAPEIPIGGDLARGAPGEPCWVEGTVTDTDGKPVARARLDIWEADEGGLYDVQYGPDRTAGRGHLFTDDRGRYAFWGLTPTPYPIPHDGPVGQLLDKTGRSPLRASHLHFRATAPGHRAVTTHIFVQGDRLLTQDAVFGVKDSLVKRFERQAPGTPAPDGRTLTDLSWTRVRFDIVLRRA
- a CDS encoding M20 family metallopeptidase gives rise to the protein MIPDSLVERAEEYVDSGAYFTDLSAMVAYPTESSRPEGRVAIKAYLDEVLVPALTELGCSVTEYVNPDPSGGPFLVGTRAESPELPTLLCYGHADVVDGQAGRWSDGRDPWTLTAEGDRWYGRGSADNKGQHLANIAALRLLLAEQGSLGFNLTFLFETGEEVGSPGLAEFATAHRAELRADVLIASDGPRLDATTPTLFLGSRGGVGIMLDVDLRPDAYHSGNWGGVIRNPATTLAGAIASLVDGHGRIQVPALLPPEMPAAVREALTDVVVAGSPGDPAPDEGWGDTTLTAAERLYGWNTLEVLSLGSADIDRPVNAIPGRARAVLQLRYVAGTDVSRAREIVTEHLTDHGYPMVDVTVLGSFAASRTPLDDPWLRWAEEALEQVTDKPVAVLPNIGGSLPNHVFTDILGLPTLWLPHSYPGCLQHAPDEHMLSAIAREGVVLAATLFHALGRPSADRPLPARAELDRLAPADHSA
- a CDS encoding maleylacetate reductase, giving the protein MRFEHETLPQRVHFASGEARAAVRTEVERLGGARVMVIATPREAERAESVTSDAPVVVHHDDVAMHVPLATAERARAAAARHDADVVVCVGGGSTTGLAKAVALTTGLPIVAVPTTYAGSEATSVWGLTEGGSKKTGVDVRVLPRAIVYDATLTLTLPVPMSVASGLNALAHCVDSMWAPRTDPVDQALAGEGIRALAAGLPAVVADPSAVEGREQMLYGAYLSAVAFSSAGSGMHHKICHVLGGRYDLPHAQTHAVVLPYVLAFNAPAAPHAERRIAEALGTGSALDGLQRLRRSVDAPTALRDYGLAEPDIDDAVPAILEAAPADNPRPVTADAVRGLLRAAWEGADPATAGG
- a CDS encoding LysR family transcriptional regulator encodes the protein MPVSLAYFLEVARTGSVTEAAQKLQVAPSAVSRQIAKLESGTGVALFVRHPRGMTMTDAGSRLLAHARRSEAESTALVDELRTGRGADVHHIKVVCAEGFGRRLLPRAMAAFRRDHPDVTFRLDVVPRQEATRRVVEGIADVAATYTMGPQHDVRVECAVVIPVAAVVPLDHELAGRDRISLAELCEYPLGIGSVGTSQRELFDIGVQLEGLTARPALVCDGLAPQYEFVRSGGGVALVGDLGDLHQDSVTEGVTHVRVDHPVFRQREAQVQTMLGRRLPWAAMEFTGLLVSLLDPPKPLS